In the Scylla paramamosain isolate STU-SP2022 chromosome 14, ASM3559412v1, whole genome shotgun sequence genome, one interval contains:
- the LOC135106790 gene encoding UNC93-like protein isoform X1, giving the protein MADHDKEQGLHNPAFSNDDGKLQTEASANFKKVDNGSDLTEVVVQENTEGDPAQQRAIMKNVLIISLAFTFLFTAFNSMANLQSSINKADGTVSLTIIYVALVVSCCFLPSLFIRFLKSKYTMALCMVAYSTYIAAQFYPVLGTLLPTGILLGLAAAPLWSSKCTYLTKVGTKYAQLTGQNEEVIVTRYFGIFFLFFQSTQVWGNLISSTVLSSGGEQLNKTEEELEQCGYNFCLTEKTENSSSNGTEGIIPDWQRYTMASIYLVFALLSSVIIVLFVDPLSRFSGSIAETENKSHTQLLIATFNHMRHPYQLLIIPLTIWSGVEQGFFQSDYTAAYVSCGLGVHMVGYVMICYGVCDALCSVSFSPLVKLVGRVPVFTMGAVINFGVIITLIYWRPHPDDTAIFFVLAGLWGVSDAVWQTQINAFYGVIFPGKAEAAFSNYRLWESIGFIITFACSSLICINAKIIILLVFIITGMVGYIFIEINEKRGGLKKDNNGNVIPIDKLVKETPFGH; this is encoded by the exons ATGGCGGACCACGACAAGGAGCAAGGGCTACACAACCCAGCCTTCTCAAACGATGACGGAAAAC TGCAAACGGAGGCCTCAGCGAACTTTAAAAAGGTGGACAATGGCTCTGACTTGACcgaggtggtggtgcaggagaaCACAGAGGGCGATCCAGCACAGCAGCGGGCCATCATGAAGAATGTTCTGATTATCTCCCTcgccttcaccttcctcttcaccGCCTTCAACTCCATGGCGAACCTGCAGTCATCCATCAACAA agcagATGGTACAGTGTCGCTAACTATAATTTACGTAGCACTGGTAGTATCCTGCTGCTTCCTGCCATCACTGTTCATCAGGTTTTTGAAGTCTAAGTACACAATGGCGCTGTGCATGGTGGCATACTCTACCTACATCGCAGCACAGTTCTACCCAGTGCTGGGCACACTGTTGCCAACGGGAATCTTGCTTGGGCTGGCGGCGGCTCCACTGTGGTCATCGAAATGTACTTACTTAACTAAG GTAGGCACTAAGTACGCCCAACTGACGGGACAAAACGAAGAGGTGATCGTCACTCGGTACTTTggtatcttcttcctcttcttccagtcGACGCAGGTGTGGGGCAACCTTATCTCCTCCACAG TGTTGTCCAGTGGTGGGGAACAGCTAAACAAGACGGAAGAGGAGCTCGAGCAATGTGGCTACAATTTCTGTCTaacagaaaaaacagaaaatagcaGCAGTAACGGCACTGAAGGTATCATTCCTGACTGGCAGAGGTACACCATGGCAAGCATCTACCTGGTGTTTGCTCTCCTGTCCTCAGTCATCATCGTACTGTTCGTCGATCCTCTCAGCAG GTTCAGTGGGAGTATAGCCGAGACTGAGAACAAGTCGCACACGCAACTTCTGATTGCCACCTTCAACCACATGCGTCACCCATACCAGCTGCTCATCATCCCCCTCACCATCTGGTCGGGCGTGGAACAAGGCTTCTTCCAGTCTGATTACACAGCC GCTTACGTGTCGTGCGGCCTCGGTGTGCACATGGTGGGGTACGTGATGATCTGCTACGGGGTGTGTGACGCCCTCTGCTCCGTCTCCTTCAGCCCGCTGGTCAAACTGGTGGGTCGCGTGCCCGTCTTCACCATGGGGGCAGTGATCAACTTCGGGGTCATCATTACTCTCATATACTGGCGGCCTCACCCTGACGACACGGCCATATTCTTCGTGCTGGCCGGGCTGTGGGGCGTGTCAGATGCTGTCTGGCAGACGCAAATTAATG cATTCTACGGTGTAATCTTTCCGGGAAAGGCAGAGGCTGCATTCAGTAACTACCGCCTCTGGGAGTCCATTGGGTTCATCATCACCTTCGCCTGCAGCAGTCTCATCTGCATCAACGCAAAGATCATCATTTTGTTGGTGTTCATCATCACAGGCATGGTAGGATACATCTTCATCGAGATCAACGAAAAACGAGGAGGACTCAAGAAGGACAACAATGGAAATGTTATTCCCATAGACAAGCTTGTCAAGGAAACTCCCTTTGGGCATTGA
- the LOC135106790 gene encoding UNC93-like protein isoform X2 yields the protein MHTSNINMKRVQTEASANFKKVDNGSDLTEVVVQENTEGDPAQQRAIMKNVLIISLAFTFLFTAFNSMANLQSSINKADGTVSLTIIYVALVVSCCFLPSLFIRFLKSKYTMALCMVAYSTYIAAQFYPVLGTLLPTGILLGLAAAPLWSSKCTYLTKVGTKYAQLTGQNEEVIVTRYFGIFFLFFQSTQVWGNLISSTVLSSGGEQLNKTEEELEQCGYNFCLTEKTENSSSNGTEGIIPDWQRYTMASIYLVFALLSSVIIVLFVDPLSRFSGSIAETENKSHTQLLIATFNHMRHPYQLLIIPLTIWSGVEQGFFQSDYTAAYVSCGLGVHMVGYVMICYGVCDALCSVSFSPLVKLVGRVPVFTMGAVINFGVIITLIYWRPHPDDTAIFFVLAGLWGVSDAVWQTQINAFYGVIFPGKAEAAFSNYRLWESIGFIITFACSSLICINAKIIILLVFIITGMVGYIFIEINEKRGGLKKDNNGNVIPIDKLVKETPFGH from the exons ATGCACACCtcaaatataaatatgaaaagag TGCAAACGGAGGCCTCAGCGAACTTTAAAAAGGTGGACAATGGCTCTGACTTGACcgaggtggtggtgcaggagaaCACAGAGGGCGATCCAGCACAGCAGCGGGCCATCATGAAGAATGTTCTGATTATCTCCCTcgccttcaccttcctcttcaccGCCTTCAACTCCATGGCGAACCTGCAGTCATCCATCAACAA agcagATGGTACAGTGTCGCTAACTATAATTTACGTAGCACTGGTAGTATCCTGCTGCTTCCTGCCATCACTGTTCATCAGGTTTTTGAAGTCTAAGTACACAATGGCGCTGTGCATGGTGGCATACTCTACCTACATCGCAGCACAGTTCTACCCAGTGCTGGGCACACTGTTGCCAACGGGAATCTTGCTTGGGCTGGCGGCGGCTCCACTGTGGTCATCGAAATGTACTTACTTAACTAAG GTAGGCACTAAGTACGCCCAACTGACGGGACAAAACGAAGAGGTGATCGTCACTCGGTACTTTggtatcttcttcctcttcttccagtcGACGCAGGTGTGGGGCAACCTTATCTCCTCCACAG TGTTGTCCAGTGGTGGGGAACAGCTAAACAAGACGGAAGAGGAGCTCGAGCAATGTGGCTACAATTTCTGTCTaacagaaaaaacagaaaatagcaGCAGTAACGGCACTGAAGGTATCATTCCTGACTGGCAGAGGTACACCATGGCAAGCATCTACCTGGTGTTTGCTCTCCTGTCCTCAGTCATCATCGTACTGTTCGTCGATCCTCTCAGCAG GTTCAGTGGGAGTATAGCCGAGACTGAGAACAAGTCGCACACGCAACTTCTGATTGCCACCTTCAACCACATGCGTCACCCATACCAGCTGCTCATCATCCCCCTCACCATCTGGTCGGGCGTGGAACAAGGCTTCTTCCAGTCTGATTACACAGCC GCTTACGTGTCGTGCGGCCTCGGTGTGCACATGGTGGGGTACGTGATGATCTGCTACGGGGTGTGTGACGCCCTCTGCTCCGTCTCCTTCAGCCCGCTGGTCAAACTGGTGGGTCGCGTGCCCGTCTTCACCATGGGGGCAGTGATCAACTTCGGGGTCATCATTACTCTCATATACTGGCGGCCTCACCCTGACGACACGGCCATATTCTTCGTGCTGGCCGGGCTGTGGGGCGTGTCAGATGCTGTCTGGCAGACGCAAATTAATG cATTCTACGGTGTAATCTTTCCGGGAAAGGCAGAGGCTGCATTCAGTAACTACCGCCTCTGGGAGTCCATTGGGTTCATCATCACCTTCGCCTGCAGCAGTCTCATCTGCATCAACGCAAAGATCATCATTTTGTTGGTGTTCATCATCACAGGCATGGTAGGATACATCTTCATCGAGATCAACGAAAAACGAGGAGGACTCAAGAAGGACAACAATGGAAATGTTATTCCCATAGACAAGCTTGTCAAGGAAACTCCCTTTGGGCATTGA